A region from the Lycium barbarum isolate Lr01 chromosome 8, ASM1917538v2, whole genome shotgun sequence genome encodes:
- the LOC132606182 gene encoding uncharacterized protein LOC132606182, translated as MLIKSFTHLDKEFAHMRQITKSCKSLESIDGAYGNSFGMKAKLSWATLHSLLHSERTLCRHNGYLWLGDLIITEIVEEGDASIWSSIRSLQEKISRASVIDYSRDLDVPLSIWLMCGLIKSKSNLIRWGFLYVLERLLMRCKFLLDDSEVQHAISGETVGDLHNKTRLEKANAVIDIMSSALSLMGQINETDRMNTLKMCEILFSQLCVKVLPSTVTSMDDPMTCIKDVSWNKTIGPGESFPLQECFGWEENIEDTNHKLKRNKDPPKPETASMAALFLHGQAIVPMQLVARVPAALF; from the exons ATGCTTATAAAGTCATTTACTCATCTTGATAAGGAATTTGCTCATATGAGGCAGATAACTAAATCATGCAAATCTCTAGAAAGTATTGATGGAGCTTATGGAAACAGTTTTGGCATGAAAGCGAAGCTCTCTTGGGCCACCTTACATTCTCTTCTTCATTCTGAAAGAACTCTGTGTCGTCACAATGGTTATCTATGGTTGGGGGATTTGATCATCACAGAAATTGTCGAGGAAGGGGATGCTAGTATATGGTCAAGCATCAGAAGTTTGCAGGAGAAAATTTCTCGGGCCAGTGTTATTGACTATTCACGTGATTTAGATGTCCCATTATCCATATGGCTCATGTGTGGGCTAATAAAATCGAAAAGTAACCTCATTAGATGGGGCTTTTTATATGTTTTGGAGAGGCTTCTTATGCGCTGTAAGTTTTTATTAGATGACAGTGAAGTCCAACACGCAATTAGTGGTGAAACAGTTGGAGATCTGCATAATAAAACTCGTCTCGAGAAAGCGAATGCAGTCATTGACATCATGAGCAGTGCCTTGTCCCTGATGGGCCAGATAAATGAGACCGACCGCATGAATACATTAAAG ATGTGTGAAATTCTTTTTTCTCAACTGTGCGTAAAAGTCCTCCCTTCAACTGTGACATCTATGGATGATCCTATGACCTGTATCAAAGATGTTAGCTGGAATAAGACGATTGGTCCAGGAGAAAGCTTCCCTCTACAGGAGTGCTTTGGCTGGGAGGAAAACATTGAAGATACTAACCACAAACTCAAAAGAAACAAGGATCCTCCAAAACCAGAAACTGCATCGATGGCGGCGCTGTTTCTCCATGGACAGGCCATTGTTCCTATGCAATTGGTGGCACGTGTTCCTGCTGCTTTGTTTTAA